The Streptomyces sp. NBC_00569 genomic sequence GAGGCGATCCTCGAAGCCTTCGGGCAGCTCGGCTTCGGCTTCAAGTCGGCCGACCTGGAGTACGGGCGCATCGGCGGCACCGGGCAGCAGCTGCCCTTCTACCAGGAGATCGAGCTGGCTCCGGCGCCGCAGTACGCCCACGCGGTGAACGAGATCGAGGCGACCTTCCTCGCCACACCAGGCGGCATGGAGGTGATCCTTGAGGCGGACAAGCGCAGCGGCCTCTTCTCCGGCGGCCACGACGCAGTCACCCGCTTCACCGTCGGCCACGACGACGTCCGCCACCGGGACTGGAACACGCTCGTCGACAGCTGGGTACGACAACTGGTCGAGCACCGTGCGGCGTACGGCACGCACGCCTCGTACGGCCACAGCGGTCACTACGAGGGCCACCACGACCACGATGGGGGCCACCATCGTTCCGGCCCCGGCATGGGTACCGCCATCGCGGCGGGCGCAGCCGGACTGGCCGTTGGTGTGGTCGGCGGCATGGTTGCCGCCGAGGTGATCGACGAGGTCGGAGACTTCTTCGAGGGCGACGACGAAGACGGTGAGGACTGACCATGTTCGGACTGAGCGAGATAGCCATCATCCTGATCGTGATCGCCATCGTGGTCGGCATCAAGAAACTGCCCGAACTGACCCGCAGCGCAGGAAAATCGGCCCGCATCCTCAAGGCCGAGGCCAAGGCCATGAAGGAAGAGCAACCGGACACCCCGCCCCGGATCATTCCGGGTGAGACGGTGACACCCCCTGCGCCCCCTTCGCCCCCTCGGCAGGAGCCGTAAGGCCCTCGGTCGCTGAAGCACTCTCATAAGTCCGGCATAGTCCTCGCACCCGGCACACTGAGGAGTTGCGAGGGCGCGCGGGCCCTGAGGCTGCGGACAGCCGTAAGGCGACCCGGCCGACATCAAGGACATGCACCAGGCCGCCACCACCACCTAGATCACGAAGGGCGGGGACCACCGTCCGGGTCGCTCCAGGTCAACTCGCAGAAAGCGTCATTGTCCGAGTGCATGGCGGACGTACCGCGACCCCTGAGGCACGGATCCTGACGGGGCGGACGACCTTATGGTTTGCAGTTACCGCAGACGGCGCAGTTCCAGCCAGCCGTTGTTGACCGCGTCGTACATCGCTCCGCGCCCCCGCCGGTGCTCGGTCGTCAGCGCCGGGACAGCCGGTTCGGCCGACACGGTTGCATCGACACAGGTACCGGCGCCGCAGGGGCGGGGAACACGGGCCTCCACCCCGCTGTCGAGGGCGGCCGACGGCGGAATCGTTCTCCCGGTCGATGTGAGCAACTGGCGACGGCCCGACTCCCCCTAGGCGCACGCGGGCACCGGTGAGTCGGTCCTCGCGGCGACCGAGTTGTCGGTCGCGGACTTCGGGATCGGCCGGTCGTCGCGCAGGGCCTGCCAGACCTGGTGGGACGCCTTGGTGAGGGGCAGGACGCGGCCGGCGTCCTGGGGGTCGTAAGTGACGGGCAGCGTGACCATGTTCATGTGGTCGGGGCTGATGCCCTTCAGGTCCTTCGCCAGGCCGAGCAGCTTGTCCGCGGAGGCGAGACCGGAGTCGGCGCTCACGGTCTTGGTCGCGGTGTCGGCGAGTTCGTACGTCCTGGCGGGATTGCTCAGCACGCCGATCGACTCGGCGCGGTGGGTCAGTGCC encodes the following:
- a CDS encoding sporulation protein — translated: MVFKRLLGSLGVGGPTVDTVLAPGATAPGSTLSGQVHLKGGSGDFDIDHITLELVAHVEAEHEDGESHGMVAFDRFVVGGGFRLAEGSEQTVPFSVTLPWETPITELYGQGLGIVLGVHTELSVAGAKDKGDLDPLAVGPLPAQEAILEAFGQLGFGFKSADLEYGRIGGTGQQLPFYQEIELAPAPQYAHAVNEIEATFLATPGGMEVILEADKRSGLFSGGHDAVTRFTVGHDDVRHRDWNTLVDSWVRQLVEHRAAYGTHASYGHSGHYEGHHDHDGGHHRSGPGMGTAIAAGAAGLAVGVVGGMVAAEVIDEVGDFFEGDDEDGED
- a CDS encoding twin-arginine translocase TatA/TatE family subunit — protein: MFGLSEIAIILIVIAIVVGIKKLPELTRSAGKSARILKAEAKAMKEEQPDTPPRIIPGETVTPPAPPSPPRQEP